The genomic segment CGATCACGCCACCGGGGGCCACCACCGCATCGATCGGGGATGCGGTCGGTAAGAGCAGAGTCAAGGGCCCCGGCCAGAACGCCCCCGCGAGCTCTGCGAATCCGGGGCGGGCCAGTCCGAGGGCAAGCGCTCGCCGGCGATCGGCCACCAGGACCGGCATGCCCCGGCCCGGATCGCGGCCCTTGATCTGCAGGATCCTCGCCACGCCTTCCGTCCGGTCGATGCGGGCCCCCAATCCGAAAACGGTATCGGTCGGGTAGGCGATCACGCCGCCGGCCTCCAGCAGGGCGACACCGCGGTCCAGGTCGGCACCCGGCATCCCGTTCAGCCCAGTACGAAGCGCTCGATCGCCACCGCGACGCCGTCTTCCTCGTACGGCGCGGTAACGAAATCGGCCGCCGCTTTGGTCT from the Chloroflexota bacterium genome contains:
- a CDS encoding threonylcarbamoyl-AMP synthase — protein: MPGADLDRGVALLEAGGVIAYPTDTVFGLGARIDRTEGVARILQIKGRDPGRGMPVLVADRRRALALGLARPGFAELAGAFWPGPLTLLLPTASPIDAVVAPGGVIGLRVPDHGDLLALLDRLPTGIIGTSANRSGSPALTSPSAVRAELGSVVDWILPGRCRLGEPSSVVDLTVDPPRIRRVGALAGAELRAIWPALAAEP